The genome window GGCGTCGCGGACCTTGGACAGCTGCAGGACTTCGCCTTCGGCGATGATGCGGGTGGCCTGCGAGAGAATCTGCATGACCGGCATCGAGCCCAGTTCGACCATCATTTCGAATGAGCGCGAATACAGGAAGTCGCCGACCAGTACGCTGGGGGCGTTACCCCACTGGGCGTTGGCGGTGGCCCGGCCGCGGCGCATGCCGGACATGTCGACCACATCGTCGTGCAGCAGGGTGGCGGTGTGCAGGAATTCGATAATGGCAGCCAGCAGGCGCAGCTGGTCGCCTTCCTTGCCCAGTGCCTTGCCGCAGAGCAGCACCAGCAGGGGGCGCAGGCGTTTGCCGCCGGCGGAGGTAATATAGTCGGCGATCTTTTCTACCAGAGGCACGCGTGAAGTCAGTTGGCGCTTGATGATTTCGTCAACAGCCAGAAAGTCATCGGCCACTACTTGATAAAAAGCCTGGGGTTGCATCGGCGCGGGCGCTCCTGTGGGGTAGCGCGGCATGCTAGGGGTGCGGGTGCGGGGGTGTCAAGGCAAGTGCTTGCAGAGCTTGCACCAGCCGGTCGGCTTGCGTACAATCGCGGCCCCTGAACTTCCCTGGGCATTTTTCCTGCCTTACGCAATTGCATCGGTGCCAGATCCGGCTCCATGCAGCCATGCCGACCCATAACTACTTCTCTAAAGCGTCGGGTGAGCAGGTTTTACGGAGAAAATCCATGTACGCAGTAATTGTTACCGGTGGCAAGCAATACAAAGTCGCCGAAGGTGAATTCCTCAAGGTCGAGAAGCTGGAAATCGCCACTGGCGAGTCCATCACTTTCGACCGCGTTCTGCTGGTCGGCAACGGCGATGAAGTCAAGATCGGTGCTCCGGTTGTTGACGGTGCCAAGGTAGTTGCCGAGGTGGTCGCTCAAGGCCGTCACGACAAGATCCGCATCATCAAGTTCCGTCGTCGTAAGCACCACATGAAGCGTCAAGGTCACCGTCAGTGGTACACCGAGATCAAAATCACTGGTATTCAGGCCTGAATTTCAGCCTGATCCTCAATTTGGAGTATTGAACTCATGGCACACAAAAAAGCTGGCGGTTCTACCCGCAACGGCCGCGACTCGGAAAGCAAACGCCTTGGCGTCAAGCTGTTCGGCGGCCAGGTCATCAAGGCCGGTAACATCATCGTGCGTCAGCGCGGTACCCAGTTCCACGCCGGTTTCGGTGTAGGCATGGGTAAAGATCACACCCTGTTCGCGAAAGTGCCGGGCGTGGTCAAGTTTGAAGTGAAGGGCGCCTTCGGTCGTCGCTACGTAAGCGTTGTAGCCGCTTAATAGCGTCTTCGCTGGAAAAGCCCTGTCTAGCGACGGGGCTTTTTTGTTTCTGCGCCATGCAAATGCAGTTCTGCCGACGCATCGCGTATCCTTATTCTGATTAATTGACCCGTCAACTGACGGGAGGCGTCCTGATGAAATTCGTTGATGAAGTATCCATTCATGTGAAGGCGGGCGATGGCGGCAATGGCCTGATGAGCTTTCGGCGTGAGAAATTCATCGAGAAGGGCGGCCCCAACGGTGGTGATGGTGGTGACGGCGGCTCCATTTATATGGAAGCCGACGAGAACCTGAATACCCTGGTGGATTACCGCTACACCCGCCGCTTTGATGCCCAGCGTGGCGAAAATGGTGGCAGCAAGGATTGTACCGGGCACAAGGGTGAGGATCTGATCCTGCCGGTGCCGGTTGGTACCACCGTTATTGATGCCAATACCCAGGAAATCATCGGCGACCTGACCCGTGCCGGGCAGCGCTTGCTGGTAGTGCAGGGCGGCTGGCATGGCCTGGGCAATACCCGCTTCAAGTCCAGTACCAACCGGGCGCCACGGCAGACTTCGCCGGGCAAGCCGGGTGAAGCGCGCGATCTCAAGCTGGAACTGAAAGTGCTGGCCGATGTCGGTTTGCTGGGCCTGCCGAATGCCGGCAAGAGCACCTTCATCCGTGCAGTGTCGGCAGCCAAGCCCAAGGTGGCTGATTACCCCTTTACCACGCTGGTGCCAAACCTGGGTGTGGTCAGTGTCGGGCGCTACAAGAGCTTTGTGGTAGCGGATATTCCCGGCCTGATTGAAGGTGCTTCGGAGGGCGCTGGTCTGGGGATTCGCTTCCTCAAGCATCTGGCGCGTACCCGGCTGCTGCTGCATCTGGTGGATATGGCGCCGCTGGACGAGTCTGATCCGGCAGCGGCTGCCGAAACCATCATCCATGAACTGAGCAAATTCAGTCCGGCACTCGCCGATCGTGACCGCTGGCTGGTGCT of Pseudomonas pohangensis contains these proteins:
- the cgtA gene encoding Obg family GTPase CgtA, which translates into the protein MKFVDEVSIHVKAGDGGNGLMSFRREKFIEKGGPNGGDGGDGGSIYMEADENLNTLVDYRYTRRFDAQRGENGGSKDCTGHKGEDLILPVPVGTTVIDANTQEIIGDLTRAGQRLLVVQGGWHGLGNTRFKSSTNRAPRQTSPGKPGEARDLKLELKVLADVGLLGLPNAGKSTFIRAVSAAKPKVADYPFTTLVPNLGVVSVGRYKSFVVADIPGLIEGASEGAGLGIRFLKHLARTRLLLHLVDMAPLDESDPAAAAETIIHELSKFSPALADRDRWLVLNKADQLLDEEREARMRDVIKRINWTGPVFVISALEREGTEELSQAIMRYLDERNLRLAEDPAFAEALAELDQRIEDEARARLQALDDQRALRRSGVKSVDDDSDDGFDDYEEDEDGPEIIYVRD
- the rplU gene encoding 50S ribosomal protein L21 is translated as MYAVIVTGGKQYKVAEGEFLKVEKLEIATGESITFDRVLLVGNGDEVKIGAPVVDGAKVVAEVVAQGRHDKIRIIKFRRRKHHMKRQGHRQWYTEIKITGIQA
- the rpmA gene encoding 50S ribosomal protein L27, coding for MAHKKAGGSTRNGRDSESKRLGVKLFGGQVIKAGNIIVRQRGTQFHAGFGVGMGKDHTLFAKVPGVVKFEVKGAFGRRYVSVVAA